The genomic DNA ACCCTGAGGACCCAACGACCCTGTTTATACTTGAGATACGAGGGGATGGAAACTACTAAAatattagggctgcaccatatgaggaaaatttctaattgtgattattttgactgatatagcgaaatgattcacgatattggaagGAATGATTGCTTTTgaatcattattctcattttgatTGAAAATTATTAACTTTGAAAAGAATTAAAATGATTGTAGTGCAATTTTTgcgaggctctgtaccaaacaaagatttttttctttagtctgtagggtAGGATTTGTAGGTtgggacatctctgcagcacaatacttaattcagaatggtttgacacatattttttcCATTGACAAATATTTCACCCaccctgcgatttggatattgcactagtctaCATTGCCATTTTCATccaattgcaattaattgcgcAGCCCAACTAACTACataggataaaaaaacaacagtattCCGGGTCTTGAGGCCCCACATTTTATGGTTAACCTAAAGATTGAAATAGTAAATAAAGCAAGTTCATGTTGAAGCCCTTTCTCAGGTGTGATCCCAAAGGCCCCAATCCTCAAACACTTTCCTAGACGGAGTGGTGTGATATTCCAAACAGCTATGTGATGTCTACCTGCCAAACTACACCGCTAAACTTATCCTATGCCGCTCTGTCTGAAGCTTTTCAAACCGCACTTCTCTACATGTTGACCTCTTGAAGTCTGAATCTGTCCCTGGGTAAACGCCTTGCCAGTCTTCTCTTCTGACAGCTGGAAGGTTTCTGCTGCACTGAACAGGTGCCAAACTTCATTTAAACGGGATCCCGCCACAGTGGACATGCTGTTGCCATCCTCTGCAGTTCACCAAGcagtatgtattttttattttgtcatttacagGTGTAAGCAAAAAGGCTTTGTGGGTGGGTAAAGATCTAAGAGGAGCGCTGAAAAGCTTGTCTTTTCTCTTTGCGGCTACTAAACAATGTTGATCGACGGAATGTGCAAGAAAGAACTATTAACCAATTACTCTATGTGAAAAGGATTTTCCGtattaaatatgtgtttttttcaatggGTTCATCCAAGTAAGGCAATTTCCACTGATTTCATGCTGATTGTTACTGATATTAGGGGCATTACCCAAATTTTGTCAGTCACATACGATTTGGCTGTTCAATACAAATATTAGACTATGCGTACCACTTTTTCATAAAGAGTAACTAGTAACGCTTTATTGAAGTGTCAGGTAGgtcctattttttatttttttccaatagGATTTGGCGGGACAATTAGGGTGACATTCATGTAATAACATCAACAAGCCAAATTATCCCACTGAGGTAATGCGTGCTGCCAACTACTGTAGCCAAGGGTAATCAAAATACCATCAGCCCTAgttgatatttgtttttcatataGAATGGTCTCCGGGTTCTAGCAATAATAGATGGAAAATAACACAATATCTATGTGGCGATTTTTGAAGaccaattatatatttttgacCTTGAACATTTTTGAAACTATGTCAACTAACAATgatatgatttttaaaaaacaacagtttaattaatttttaattcatgtcatttttttctaatttactGGAACAAATATGATATAGTGTACTCATCATGCTGCAAGTGGTTTGTCAATAACAAAGCTATCCATCCAGCTACACAGTCATATGcgcacacagagagaaaatagTTGGAATACCTCTGCCAGACTGAGTGTAGAGTAGTTAAGACACAGTGGAGCCTGTGTGACGTGCaatgttgtgtattgtgtgtggaaTAAGAAGCCCAAAAGAATCCTACTTGTTCATGAGGTCAAAGCCTTGATCTGAGAGCAGCGCTCCAAAGCGCTTTCGCAGATTGTTGTAGGGATACTCTGTGAAAGTCATCTTCTTCACAGCGGGCAGCTCGCTGTAGCCAGGCCAAATCTTCTCGCTGGGTGACCCCAGATcctacagacaacacacacataattcAGCAGACAGCGTATTTTTAGTGCAAGAAGAGATGAATATGAGATATTCCCACTTTGGCAAAAGTATCCATCAACCACAGACAATAAACCAGTCCTTAGTACATTTCAATACTTTAATTCATAACAAGGTCATGACAGTGGGATGACTTGGGAAACATGAATGACATCAGTCCACACAGCTGTCATGCTTTATGCAGATCATAAGCAGGGCTGGCCAGGACCAACCCGTTACCGTTTCCTCTTCTTTGCCATGTCCTCAACAGCTTAACTTGTGTGAGTATGCTGGAGACATGAGAGAAAGCTCTGTTTTTGAAAGACTCTTTGAGTTCACCTCTCAATACTTTTGCAGTTTCTACCTTAATCTCTGTGGTTTGGAGTCGGTTCCACTCCTGTGCTCCTGTTTGTACTTTCACATATGAGCCTAATTTCCCCATTTGCTTTCAACCGTATcagagctgtacttttactgctgATGCACACTGAACCGCCTACTGTTCCAGCTTCACATTAAAGGTTTTCTGCTTGCTAACAGGCATGCTGCGTTTATGGTTAATTCGCAGTGCGGTTCTTCAAAAACAGGTCTGATCAACTTGACACGGACATATTCGGTGCtattttaatcagtttttaCTATTGATGCAAGGAAGAATAGCACAAACAGTAACAGACACAGTGAGCAGAAAAGGGCTGCAGAGAACAGCCTGGGTTTGTGACACCTCAAATAAGTGTCTTTCTGTGCTGTGCATTGGAAAAACACTCACACTGTGCCAGCGCTCACGGCATGGTTCCGCTTGACTACCTCCACTACTATGGAAAAACCTTTTATGGTGATCTTCTCAGTTTCATAATAACTTCATCAGCTGGGTTTACTTCTACCAACAGCTCCACCCTGTGGTGTACTAAGGAAGTCCATGCTGACCTCCTTTGACAGATGACACTCAGAAGATTTACAGGCTGTAAACAGAAGAGCTTTACCCTTTACGGTGAGGATTTACTTACATTTATAAGGGAAAATGAGGGCATTTACCTTAAAAACCTTGTTAATTTGGTCGATTTCAGATTTTCCAGGGAAAAGAGGTTTCTGGGTGAGGAGCTCGCCAAATATGCAGCCCACTGACCACATGTCCACAGCTGTGGAGTACTCctgtggagagaaaaacaaacagtggcAGACCGCAGAAACACAAAGTAGACAGTCTGCATGGCAAGCTTCTACATTGGAGTCTGTCTCGTGTGTTAAAGTGGATGTGCTCTGATGGGCTCCTGGACCTCTAACATCTGGCTGTGTAAATCATTTACTGTTAAACTCAAATAGTGTTTCAGGGGTATTTGGGTTATAAACTAGTCTTCTCTTGGAAAAATATAtcttaaatcaaatcaatcaagaTGGTGTGACCACATACACAAAAATTACATCACCTTATTTACTTGTAGTTTCGATTATTGCATAGGTATTTCATCTGGTTCTTGTGAAGCATGGAAGTAGTGTGACGTTGAATTCTCACCTTGGCTCCGAGCAGCAGCTCTGGTGATCGGTACCACAGGGTCACCACTACAGGGGTGTAGGGCTTCAGGGGGGAACCGTACTCCCGGGCCAAACCAAAGTCGCCAATCTACAGTACAGGACGGTTGGCCCACATTAACACCACTACATTTCATTTTGGGTAAAAGAATAATGTCTCAGCATTTATGAGGTTCTTCCTAAGGTTTCATGTTTTGATGTCCCAAAGGAGATCAAATGACCATATACTCCAGTGTGGCTAGGTAAAGGATAGTCCCATTTGATTTGAAAAATTACAAGATGCAGTGAGATTCATAATTTCTACTGTAAGCTTGCATTTAAATCCCCCGCTGTAAAAATGTGGTTTATTTACATAGACTTTGTCTGCCGTTAATTTTGAAATTCATGCTCTAATTGACTCATAGTAACCATGTGTTGTTTGTGCAACTGTGCTGTATTGCTGCAAGTTCGGGAGAAAGTTATACATAATCTGAAgatagataaaaacaaaaactactaAATTCATTAatagattaaattaaattcGGCAGATTTTAAGTTTAAAGCTTCCTATCAACAAAACCAAGCCAATGACAACtttaaaattgtgaaaatataaCTTAATCTCTTTGAGAGAAAAGAAGACCGTGGAAAGTGCCAAAAAAGATCAATGTGAAGGAGGACTTAAACAATGAAGCGGGCCCAAGTGAAGCCTCGGGGTTGACTACAGAAGCAAATGCTGGAGGGGCCGGCCGAAGAGCTGACGATGACGATGTGCTGAAGGCTATAGCATCGCTCCACTCAGAGCCAACACTCGTCAAGTCAGAGATTTGTAAGAAAATTGAAGCTGAGATGTCAGAGGTTAACACTACATTGAGAGGAGAGTCAGCGAAGATGACACAGCGTTTTCAGTGCTAAAAGCCCAGATGGACTCACAAAACCAAACTTTGAAAGAGCTAGCTGACTCAGCTAACTGCACTTCTGCCAAGCTGCAGGAGCTGGGAGAGAAAGTTAAGAAACTTTTGGGGCAAGTTGAAACTCTCAGCAAAATGCCTTGACCTGGAGGGCCGCTCAAAATGACTGACAAGAACCAGAATTAAATAGGGGCAAGAAAAGGGCTTAAAAACAAGGGATTTCATGGCTCAGATGTTAAAGGAGGTATTACACTTGGAAGAACCACCAGGGGTAGACTGTGCCCACAGTGTGCTCCGGAGAGACAACACAGCAACAACCAGCCCTCTCAACACCTCATTGCAAGAATACATTACTGTTATGTTTGTAATACAGAAGGTAATGTCCACCAAAAGTCTGACATTCCGGGGCTAAAGGATCCAAATTTTTGAGACCTCCCACCTGAAGTGGTAAGACGTCGAGCTGCATTCACCCCAGCTAGGAGGATGCTATGCAACAAACCCGGGGTCAGATTTGGACTTTTGTATCCAGTGAAGCTCCGGGTGTCACAACTGGTCAGAGGTTCTTCACAGATCCGGAGGAAGCGCAACAGTGTGCCGAATGTCACTTCTGACCTTCAGGTAAAGTATGAGTAGAAAGACTCATTATAATGGAACCCCGGATAATGTAGACTTTTCATTCCTCCGGAGAAAAGCTGAACAAGGTCTCTAACGGGAGCCTCATGCAGGTGAACGTGGAATGTGAATCTCGCTGAGGGTTATTGTTAACGTGCCCCGTTACTGTTTATAACGTTGTTCATTACAAAATGTAGCAGCCTGCTCTGTTCAAGGGCTTGAAGTTTTGTTTAGTAGCTTAATTCTGCCAATGAGCCGAAGCATTTGGGCTCTCGCTAAATTACTAAATCTAgggtgcaaaatctagcaggaggaCAACTctgcaccgattgttttcatttttcttgccactgacagcactccaaatttacaaagagctacgtgttgaaaccAACCTGAACTCTTCTTTAAGATTCACTATGCAGGCAATAGTCTTTAGCACATTTACGTTGCTCTACACTGGGGTGGGAAGAGGTGGGTgggcactgttttttttattagtagtattttttatgtaattatttttatttattttttgtgtggttgttgttactGTTTTCAATTACTTCTATGTTTAgctatgttgttgttttattgtgtctgttggtgttattttttattggtaATGCTGGGCCCTTCACGGCTTTGTACGGTTTGTTTTTTGGTTCAGTATTTGAAAAGAAACAGGATATCCGTTCCACAACAACTGTATTACTGTTGTTCTTAGGCTtcataatacaaatatttgaaaaaaataataaaaatgatggTGAAAAACAAGGTTTACATGCTCTGGACTCCAGACCCCATGGAGAATagttgttgccatggtaacaatTAACTAGCTAGCTCCTTCAGTTTGGAGGCCCTGAGTGAGAACCACAGTCCTAGCATACCTTGAGAATACCCTTGTGGCTAAGCAGCAGATTGGACGTCTTCAGATCACGATGGAGAATCCAGTTATCGTGGAGATGTCGGACACCTCGCAGCAGCTGAATCATCAGAGTCTTTACTTCACCTGAAAGAGAAACATCATGCTTTACCAGAGCTGTTGTGAGGCAGAGGGTTTAATGCTAAACccacaaacaaagaaaataaagacagaaaactaATTTGGTTCCATTCaactttttacacacacagtggaCCAGAGCTCATCAATGTCTCACTTTACCTGGCAGGAAGGGCTGCTTCATGGTTTCCATTAAACTCTTCAGGTCATGTTCTACATAGTTCATCACAATGTAGATCTTGTCCATATTACTTCCCACAACTATTTCCTAatatagcaggaaaagcactgGTTAGATTTAGCTAGAACATTTAAGGATGCAGATTAATAAATACAAGAGTTCATGTACATCTAAGTAAGTCATTTTTAGTTTCTCTCACCCTTACTGTGACGATGTTTGGGTGCTGAGCTTTCAGGATTGTATTGATTTCTCTTAAAGAGGTGATGGGGAAgccctccttctccttctccatcttTAATCTTTTCAAGGCCACAATTTCATCTGCAAACATGAGACCGTATTCATTGTTTCACCAATAAACACAGAGTGAACGACAAAGGCAAATCAACCTACATGTTTATTTTCATACCCGTCTTTTTGTCCTTGGCTCTGTACACCACACCATAGGTTCCCTCTTCTATTCGGTTCAAGCACTGGAATTCCTCAACACTGCGACAACCCTGAAAATCAACAATCTAATTGAAGGCCTCAACATACTGCTGGCTTGCATTAGAAGATTACATATACATAAATGATTGTGGCTTAGCTGCATTAACATCTGCGTTATGTTGGTACTGACCTGTAAAGCAGGCAGATATTTGGGCAACTCTTTTTTCAGCTCCACAGGTGAAATTGGGGGGGAGTCTGGGATGTAGTTCTCTTCGGGGGTGGGGGAGCGAGAATGAGTTTGAGATTGAGGCGTGGGGTCACCCTCTCCTGcatcctcctcgtcctcctcctcctcttcctccatgtcCTCACCGCTCTCTTCTGAGTCGTGATCAAAACGGGACTCTGGCACTGTGAAGCGAAAGGTGAAGAAGTTGGTACGGCGAGGTCAAAACTCCAGCTACACTTTTAGACTAAAGAACAAATTTGTGTAGTGAGACCAACACACTTTGACTTGTTGCCTTCATCATGGCCGGGCTATTATtgtaaactaaaactaaaataagcagagaacatttttttttgtaaactaaACATTccactaaataaaactaaaatatactaaaactaaataaaaactaaaaccttCAAAAACAAACTCATACTACACTATACTGACaggtttaaaaatgaataaatgaattttTTTAGCTATATTTCactacaataataataaaaataataataactaaatattttttaacacccaacacaaaacattgtaatttaGTCGAATTGCAGGACATTTGAATAACTTTAAGAATAACTTCAAGAATAACTTTACAAATAAGCCTTTGGACAGACATTACGGGTGACATGTTTACTCACCTGAAAGTATGTGATTTCCattttccttctcttcttcaAAGTCTTCCACTGACTGCTCCTCTTCACTCACGTCCTCTGAAAGGGAGGAAGCCACCCTGTTAAACCTGTGATGCTGTGTAACTGGACCCGCAACAGGAGTCACACTCGTGGAGCAGTTTTTGACAGTTTCACCTGCACTCTGCTCAGACCTTCCTGAGCCTGAAACTGACTCCTCTTCGTCTTCTTCGCCCTCACTCTGGCTGCTTGactcctcatcatcatcttcttcatcctcttcatcaGAGCCGGACCCTGATGCTGGTCAAGGTGAATAAGACACAAGAGcaattgttaaaaaagaaacaaaaagaattgTAAGCAATTCAACTGCAATAGTAAAACTGCCACGTCATCCAGCTGCTGTTGGTTCTGGTGGTTAGGTTTTAGCACCAGTACATTCCTGCAGTGCATCTGATCCACTTATCCCTTCTTGTAAAGTTCAAAGCTATAATGACTAACATAAGTGAATGATTATACTCATTCCAGTTTTCCGATCATTATCAGAAGTGAAAATGTccagccagagtgttcagccaTTTACAATAATAAGACAACCCAAGAACTGCAACTTTGTAAGTTATATAACCCTTTACCGATGGAAGATTCTCCTGAGCTGGTCTTCCTTTCACTGTCACTGATGTCCTGGAGGTCTGCGAGCAGGTCTTGGCCCTCTGGCTTCTCCTCCTTTGATGCTGCAGACAAAACCCAATGTGAGATATGCTGTACCGTCTGAAAAGTTGATGATCTTGGGGAAACTTGGTATTTGCACATGATCATTGTACCCCCAGTGATCTCACAGTTAAATGTAAGACAATAAGACCTTTTTAATACTACATAGGATGATTTTGAATGCCAACTTCACAGCCATATATtcaattatatacatatatacacatacctatatacatacacatatacacacacacatacatacacatatatatatatatatatatatatacacacacacacaattacaactatacacacatacatacatataaacaaaacacacgaacacacatttatatacacacacacacacacaaacatatatatatatatatacacacacacacacacacacacacacacacacacacacacacacacacacacacacacacagtaaataacACCAAGGTACCCTGATGataaatttaataaatgaaattgaTGATAAAGAATACATATAATATTTGTAAATAAGAGATTTTGTTTCGGACTGtcaaatgataaataaatgaataaactcACTTGCACTTTTTCGTGGTTCGCTGAGTTCGGATCTCTCCCGAGGTGTGCGGTTGGGACTTCGGCTATGATGACCTTG from Etheostoma spectabile isolate EspeVRDwgs_2016 chromosome 7, UIUC_Espe_1.0, whole genome shotgun sequence includes the following:
- the cdk11b gene encoding cyclin-dependent kinase 11B isoform X2, which gives rise to MGDEKETWKVKTLDEILQEKKRRRELEERSDPKRQKNFPQGLVPQSDDREAKRDTPEEGELRDQKMEITIRNSPYTREDSTEDRGEEDESLAIKPPQQIARKDKSHHRKEEKRKDKRRHRSHSAEGAGKHVRPKDKEKERENDRRKRQWEEDKARRDWERQKRREQARAHSRRERPRLDSPGFFLDHRDRLEQLERQRERDRKLREQQKEQRELKDRERRAEERRKERGGRREVPSHHRMLPDEYEEKSKQGHHSRSPNRTPRERSELSEPRKSATSKEEKPEGQDLLADLQDISDSERKTSSGESSIASGSGSDEEDEEDDDEESSSQSEGEEDEEESVSGSGRSEQSAEDVSEEEQSVEDFEEEKENGNHILSVPESRFDHDSEESGEDMEEEEEEDEEDAGEGDPTPQSQTHSRSPTPEENYIPDSPPISPVELKKELPKYLPALQGCRSVEEFQCLNRIEEGTYGVVYRAKDKKTDEIVALKRLKMEKEKEGFPITSLREINTILKAQHPNIVTVREIVVGSNMDKIYIVMNYVEHDLKSLMETMKQPFLPGEVKTLMIQLLRGVRHLHDNWILHRDLKTSNLLLSHKGILKIGDFGLAREYGSPLKPYTPVVVTLWYRSPELLLGAKEYSTAVDMWSVGCIFGELLTQKPLFPGKSEIDQINKVFKDLGSPSEKIWPGYSELPAVKKMTFTEYPYNNLRKRFGALLSDQGFDLMNKFLTYCPSKRILSDEGLKHDYFRETPLPIEPSMFPTWPAKSEQQRVKRATSPRPPEGGLGYSHLGDDDLKDTGFHLTTSNQGVSAVGPGFSLKF
- the cdk11b gene encoding cyclin-dependent kinase 11B isoform X4, with the protein product MGDEKETWKVKTLDEILQEKKRRRELEERSDPKRQKNFPQGLVPQSDDREAKRDTPEEGELRDQKMEITIRNSPYTREDSTEDRGEEDESLAIKPPQQIARKDKSHHRKEEKRKDKRRHRSHSAEGAGKHVRPKDKEKERENDRRKRQWEEDKARRDWERQKRREQARAHSRRERDRLEQLERQRERDRKLREQQKEQRELKDRERRAEERRKERGGRREVPSHHRMLPDEYEEKSKQGHHSRSPNRTPRERSELSEPRKSATSKEEKPEGQDLLADLQDISDSERKTSSGESSIASGSGSDEEDEEDDDEESSSQSEGEEDEEESVSGSGRSEQSAEDVSEEEQSVEDFEEEKENGNHILSVPESRFDHDSEESGEDMEEEEEEDEEDAGEGDPTPQSQTHSRSPTPEENYIPDSPPISPVELKKELPKYLPALQGCRSVEEFQCLNRIEEGTYGVVYRAKDKKTDEIVALKRLKMEKEKEGFPITSLREINTILKAQHPNIVTVREIVVGSNMDKIYIVMNYVEHDLKSLMETMKQPFLPGEVKTLMIQLLRGVRHLHDNWILHRDLKTSNLLLSHKGILKIGDFGLAREYGSPLKPYTPVVVTLWYRSPELLLGAKEYSTAVDMWSVGCIFGELLTQKPLFPGKSEIDQINKVFKDLGSPSEKIWPGYSELPAVKKMTFTEYPYNNLRKRFGALLSDQGFDLMNKFLTYCPSKRILSDEGLKHDYFRETPLPIEPSMFPTWPAKSEQQRVKRATSPRPPEGGLGYSHLGDDDLKDTGFHLTTSNQGVSAVGPGFSLKF
- the cdk11b gene encoding cyclin-dependent kinase 11B isoform X3, with translation MGDEKETWKVKTLDEILQEKKRRRELEERSDPKRQKNFPQGLVPQSDDREAKRDTPEEGELRDQKMEITIRNSPYTREDSTEDRSLELGEEDESLAIKPPQQIARKDKSHHRKEEKRKDKRRHRSHSAEGAGKHVRPKDKEKERENDRRKRQWEEDKARRDWERQKRREQARAHSRRERDRLEQLERQRERDRKLREQQKEQRELKDRERRAEERRKERGGRREVPSHHRMLPDEYEEKSKQGHHSRSPNRTPRERSELSEPRKSATSKEEKPEGQDLLADLQDISDSERKTSSGESSIASGSGSDEEDEEDDDEESSSQSEGEEDEEESVSGSGRSEQSAEDVSEEEQSVEDFEEEKENGNHILSVPESRFDHDSEESGEDMEEEEEEDEEDAGEGDPTPQSQTHSRSPTPEENYIPDSPPISPVELKKELPKYLPALQGCRSVEEFQCLNRIEEGTYGVVYRAKDKKTDEIVALKRLKMEKEKEGFPITSLREINTILKAQHPNIVTVREIVVGSNMDKIYIVMNYVEHDLKSLMETMKQPFLPGEVKTLMIQLLRGVRHLHDNWILHRDLKTSNLLLSHKGILKIGDFGLAREYGSPLKPYTPVVVTLWYRSPELLLGAKEYSTAVDMWSVGCIFGELLTQKPLFPGKSEIDQINKVFKDLGSPSEKIWPGYSELPAVKKMTFTEYPYNNLRKRFGALLSDQGFDLMNKFLTYCPSKRILSDEGLKHDYFRETPLPIEPSMFPTWPAKSEQQRVKRATSPRPPEGGLGYSHLGDDDLKDTGFHLTTSNQGVSAVGPGFSLKF
- the cdk11b gene encoding cyclin-dependent kinase 11B isoform X1, with translation MGDEKETWKVKTLDEILQEKKRRRELEERSDPKRQKNFPQGLVPQSDDREAKRDTPEEGELRDQKMEITIRNSPYTREDSTEDRSLELGEEDESLAIKPPQQIARKDKSHHRKEEKRKDKRRHRSHSAEGAGKHVRPKDKEKERENDRRKRQWEEDKARRDWERQKRREQARAHSRRERPRLDSPGFFLDHRDRLEQLERQRERDRKLREQQKEQRELKDRERRAEERRKERGGRREVPSHHRMLPDEYEEKSKQGHHSRSPNRTPRERSELSEPRKSATSKEEKPEGQDLLADLQDISDSERKTSSGESSIASGSGSDEEDEEDDDEESSSQSEGEEDEEESVSGSGRSEQSAEDVSEEEQSVEDFEEEKENGNHILSVPESRFDHDSEESGEDMEEEEEEDEEDAGEGDPTPQSQTHSRSPTPEENYIPDSPPISPVELKKELPKYLPALQGCRSVEEFQCLNRIEEGTYGVVYRAKDKKTDEIVALKRLKMEKEKEGFPITSLREINTILKAQHPNIVTVREIVVGSNMDKIYIVMNYVEHDLKSLMETMKQPFLPGEVKTLMIQLLRGVRHLHDNWILHRDLKTSNLLLSHKGILKIGDFGLAREYGSPLKPYTPVVVTLWYRSPELLLGAKEYSTAVDMWSVGCIFGELLTQKPLFPGKSEIDQINKVFKDLGSPSEKIWPGYSELPAVKKMTFTEYPYNNLRKRFGALLSDQGFDLMNKFLTYCPSKRILSDEGLKHDYFRETPLPIEPSMFPTWPAKSEQQRVKRATSPRPPEGGLGYSHLGDDDLKDTGFHLTTSNQGVSAVGPGFSLKF